The window ATGACGCTAGTCGGTGGTTACCTTTGTGTCCTCCACTTTTCGCGACATCTTGCTTATTTTGCCAGACAGATCCTCCTTCTCCAGTTTGCCAGAGCTGGCTAGAACTTCAGTCACAAACGACGCCATGCTTTTTAGTAACGTTATATTGTCCTAGCAAAACTGTGACAGGTcagcacaacagcagcagctcaggaCCCGCCGACCGCTCTGATTGGTCCTCACTGTCGTCTTTGATTACGCCTGCAAACTGCTGCGAGATCAAACCACTACCGCCCCCAGGTGTTCCCGCAGGGTAGATGTAAATAttttggaaaaaaagagaagaagctgACGCAAAAAGACAGTCATAAAAAAATCTTGTTAGTCTTTcataatttttaattttattaaacttttaaacggttttaaataattttaattgtttaaaatatatataaaatacacacaaaaatactgtcTGAAGCTCAAATTGTCTGGTTTATATGTGGAAATTTTGACTcgattttaactttattttatccatgtcttgttttctttttcatttaccTTTGGTCAATGAGCTGGTTTCAGtttttgtgcaaatgtactgtttataaagtTGGGGGATCCTGCAGTCAGGTGAGACTgaaaaagtcacttggatgagtgacgaaacgtttctcctattgtaaacgctacgtccagatcaacaattgttttgtttctttaattaCCCTGcaaattttatttgattaaCTTACTTATCTTAATGGTTAAATTTCATATACATAAATCCAAATTTTCTAACGCAAAACCATACTTTCaatgctttttaaataaaaccaaactATATGTTAAAACTATACAACTTTCCCAAAATATAAAAGCTTTTAAAACCATAAACTAATGCTTCTTGTTAAATATTATGTGATTTTGTTTCTTGACTGTATCTATTTGTTTTTACACTAAACCCCCTGACATtatgttttgttcatttatatatttactttgtgttttgtCAATAAAgtctattaaaaaacaaacaaacaaacaaaaaaaaaccgtCCAGATGACCAGACTCAACGCTTTGGAGCTTTGGTCAATGGGTGGCGATAATGCTGCTGTAATCTGGTGTTCAAACCGCAAAAaactagaagaagaagaacatcgTTTATCTCTATGGCAACGACAACTACCAATTTGCCTCGCTTTGTCCACAAGTGTTTcgatttatatttttatacacatatatacattttttttactgcttacATTTACACCTTTGACTAATGTCTTTCTTTACGAAATGAAAGTATCTGCACAAAGGCGTATGTGTGTGCTAACTGCAGCTAATAAAAAGTGCTACGTGAGGAGCTAACATCTCACCGCTAAATAGTCATGACAGATTGCTGGAACACAGACACCGGAGAAGCTGTCTATCGGTCCCGGGATGCTATCAAAAActtgaaaataaagtaagtagCCTATGGTTGTATTAGATCGTATTTTATACGAGTATCGAAGGACAACTCATAAAGAAAATGAGTATTACTGAGACCGAGATGAGACATTTTTGAGCTGTTTTTTTCACCAAACTATTCCACTACTTTCACTGTTTTAAGGAAAGAATGTGAAGATTAGAAATCTACGTCTACAAACATATGTGTTAACGCCAAGACACGTTGTTTCCACGCTTTATTTCCATTTGTTCACATCCTTTAGGGTGCGCATAGAGAGAGTGACCTCCACATCAGCTCTCACACAGCATCTCCAGCAGCAGTTTCTGTCCCGGCAAGACAGAGGAGCAATTGAACTGGAAACACTGTCATCACAAGGCCAGACAGGTAAAATTACATTGAGAAACTACTTATTTTTTGCTTGGTTAGTGTTGAGTCGACGTTTGATTTCCGGCTTTCCAGCTTGGTTTTAAAATTTATGTTCAAGCTGTGATCATTTGCAGGCCTTGAAGTTTACTGAGGATGTTGCATGAGTTATTATGGCTACATAGCTCAAACCTCTAGCCAGTTTAAAGCTGGTATAAAGGTGGACTTtgcatgaaataaaaaagagTGCTACATTTAAATTGGCAGTTAGTCGCCCTGAGTAAACTTTAATACTACAGCCTTTTCTGCACCAGTCCAAGCTGTCCTACAATACTTCCAACTACCCCGTTAAGCCTTCAAGCTTAGCCCATAAATAACAACACAACATTATTATCattctttctgtgtttcaaTGTCACTTGCTGAACAGTCCTTGGTGTTGAAAATGATCAGTCATCTTTCCTCATTTTCTCTTTCCTGTCCTCTTGTTCTTAAATTCTGAGAACAAAGTTCTCTTATTTTTCCTCAGAAACTGGCTGTACCTGCAAAAAAGTATAACTGAATAGTATTCCAACCATAACTTAATTCACATTCTGCATGTATTATTAACATAAGTTGTCTGGAAGCAACCTCAGGCTGCAGCACCTgaaaaattgacataattgaTACAATTTCTTCATTAAAGCCTCTattataattaattatttattaatggTGTTCTGAACTGGGGCGTGGCACTTGTATTTGCCCATATTAGGATGGCTCTTTCCTTTGAGGCTTATTTTAATATCTTGGCATTTATGCTACTCTGACATCAGGTGATAATGAAGAGGAGCTAGTGGTTGGCTGGCAGGAGAAATTCTTCAGTCAGGTAGAATTTTGAATATTTAACATCCTACTCTCACTGCAAATTATATTGAAAACAATTGAAATGTTTACTATTTAAAACTGGACACTGGACATTATTACtttacatttctgtgactgtCTGTAATTCCAGTATGAAATGGAGCTGTTCCAGAACGAAGCAGCATGTCAGACCCCTCTGGACCGTCAGTACCACACAGAAGTCAAAGCCCTCAACAGGGGCAAGGGTCGACGCAATCGCAGAATTTTCACATACACCGATCATGACCGCTACACCAGCTGCCTTCCAGTACATCAGCTGGTAGGTTGCACTGTATTCTCACTGTATTTGTCCAACACGACAAGCATATTTGCAGAGGTATTCCaaaagtaatgttttttttttttataaatatatttaaatgggACACACTAAAGGCTAGATTTGGACCAAAAACATGTTGTAGGTTTAGAAGCAGTTACAGTATTTATCACCTATGAGTGTATCCCTTTATCATGTGACCAAATGGACGTGTTTACTGTAAAGGCTTTTTGCAGTCCTCTGTGTGTTGTGCTTGGTATTTGTGGCATAGTGCAGTCTGGCTATCCTTAAAAACCTTACACAGATCTATCAAGTAAAGTTTTGTGGATTATCATGTCTCATAAGACATGCCTGCCAGCAAAGTTCAAAAGCAATCCTTTTAACCACTCATTTAGTGGCCGCATTAGGCCCTATCATGATTGTTGTTGAACTTTTTGTGCCCAATAATGGCCATAATTTCAAATTTGCAGGGAACATGCAAcacattaaatataaaaatgtagtGCAGTGTATCCAAAGTGCAGGTGTACCTATCTTTAAGGTGTATTTTTAGTACAAGGACGTATAGAGTACATCATGCAGTTCATAATGCAGTTCATAGTGCAAATGAATGATACATCCATATAGTTTCAGTGCATAATGGTGCATAATTGCTCATACTTACTGAACAGGTGATGTTGAGGGTGGGAGAGGttagtgatgatgatgctggCAACCTTCCTCATGATTCTGGTGGCATATTGTGATGATATGGAGGGCAAACTGCAACCAGTGTTCTTGAAGGCTCTCCATAATACTTTTcaagctgctgtttgtcctGACTGTTTTACCGTACCTGTCAGGATGGAGAAAGTAagcatgctgtctgtgatgGCTCTGCTCACAGTACTTTccctgacagtttttttttttgataactCTGATAGTTTGACAACTTATTTGCTACACATGGTCTAGACTTTTCTCTCCAAAAGCAACCAGCTTTGCAGATttctaatttttatttatttgtgcaaaataaaTCTAAGACCCCAAACTGTGCAGTTCCAGCTTCTctaactgtgtttgtgtgtttcttgtgACCTTGTGGCCCTCGCAGCAGCATGCTACTGACATATTTACCACCAAATCCAACCCAACCTTCCTGGCTGAGAGGATGGCCAGTGTGAGACACAGACGTCAAGAAAGACGCACCATGTGGGTGAAACTATGTTTTCAGATTGATTAAAAACCTACATTGTCTTTCCTCATTACATTCTGTGTATTATTTTCTATTCATCTTCCTGTCTAAATCCATTATAATCCACCTAATGATTCTTTTCCTAATGAAAGTAAAGACATAAAAATAGGATATAATCCTAACTCTAGGTATAAACATGTAAAAAGTAATGCTATATTATTGGCTGGCATGCTTTGCAGGGATTCCAGTGTCCCAAAGTCAAAAATCATCAACTGGGAGCCAACAGAGGAGTTTGTGAGGAACAGGCATGTGGTCAATAATGTCATGCAGACCATGCACATCATGGGGGACCTGGGCGCCAGTGGAAGGTAAGGGAGTCGGCTTTGTTCACACTTTTGATCTCTCataaaaaatgcagaaaaagttAGTCTTCATTTATTAGGCTTCACTTTCTTAGAACATGTAGTCTGTACTCTGTGTTGGTGACTTTGCTGTCTCTCAGATCAGAGAAATCCATTACCATTAGTATCCATTAGTATGCAGTGTAGGCCCTGCTTGTTTTAGCTTTTCGAGGGGCAGCTTGTCTTGCAGCACAAAGTGAAGGAGTTAGGAAAACTTTCAGTCTATCAGgcatttttcttcttgttctcCTATTACTAGGGTTGatttattcagtgtttcttatgtgatttttctgtttgtgttttttgtttcctcAGGCTGGGccagaaagaaaatgaatgttTGCTGGCAACTATAAAAACCGATGGCTGTGGAACAGTGATTGTAAAACCTGATTTTAACAAAGGCAAAGAGCCCTACAGGCAAGTCTTCAGCATCAGTGGAGATGCGTAGCTCAAGTTCTCActgataaattattattatgtttgaTACTAactgaaaagacagcaaaagaTCATGTCAGAAGGTGATGAATTAAATGCAAAGCTGGtgtgatgtttgtattgttGTGCAGGATTGTAACAGAGGGGGAGAGGAGAGAAGTCTGGCGTCTCACTGTTGAGAATGTATCGGCATGTATGAAACCTGAGGACAAGGTCAGGGAGCAGAACATGTACAAAGATGTGAGTTCATCTTCATGCTTATTTTTTCAGGCTTCAGAAAAAGTATAGTCAAATAACAGGTCTAATCACACAAATACATCTACCTTTCTCTCTTTGTAGCTGTACATAAGGCACAAGGAGTACTTAAATAGCCTCGTGGGACAGGACTTTGAAATGGTAAGACACCTAAGGTCAAAGGATATAGTCACAAATTGTCTTTGTTCTTACAAGATTTTATTCCTGTAGCCTCCTCTAGGTATTCTGCGTTACATGACGAATGGAGAGATAGGTGAGTAGAAATACTGTGCCCATTTTTACAGATACTTTAGGAAACTAACAGACTTCATCAttcaaatgtcctttttttgttcttctctCTGCCCAGTCTCAGCTCAAGGCTTTGAATATGATAACTTGTACATCCACTTCTTTATGGAACTGCCCAACAGTGAGTCACATGTGATACTTCCAGTATGCAGATGCACTGTGCACTTTATAATGAATTCATTGCATTTAATTTGCCAATTCAgcctatattattattattattattattattattattattattattattattattattattattattattattattattattattattatttaagatTGGTCCAGCCGGCCATTCCAGTCTATGTCAGGGGTTACCCAGACCTGTCGGACTAAAACATTAGGGAAGGTGTGTATTGAAAAGAACTATTTGTTCAATATATTGACAGCATGGCTGTTTGATGAGATATGTTAAACTCTGTATGTTCTTTCGGCTAACAGGAAAACGTAGCTTTCTTTAGCTACCCCTTCCACTTCGAGGCTTTCTACATGACCGAAAAAGAGAGTGACCGTTAGTATCAGTAACAGATAATTGTCTTTAGGTGATTCACTGTTTTAAAAGGTTAAACTGACACAAGTTTCTTGTTTCTAATTTCAGACTCAGTCCCACAGTGGCCAGTGCTCTACTTCAAGGTTCTTTCACTGGACTCCTGGCAGCGTTATCGAACTGAAGGCTATGGCTATCTGCTGTTTCCTGCTATGCCTGGTATGCTATGTGTACTGGAAAACTGATGGATTGaaattgggggaaaaaatatatattgataATTTCTCATATTCTAAGATTACACATTCAGAATAAACGGAAGTCCCAAACCCAGTTCAGTTAATTTACCCTATATTATAAATAAGCATGCCCTATGTATGTAGCATTTTTGCTTAGAAATGACTAAAATGAATAATCTTTGGTTAAGATGTCCTGTTCATCAAATTTAATCAGCCAAATGTTGGAGCTTAAGTTAACAtttagaaaatatatttttccaattattaaaattttgcattttaaaatttttatttcagataaaaatgttttgattaGTTATAAAAATCACAACTTTTTATTGTCCTGCATTATATGTTTTGTCtgcatttatgtgtgtgcaCGCCAGGTAAACACACGATGACATGTCACACATGGAGACCCCTTCAGATGGGGACGGTTTCTGCACTCAGGCGCTTCTTTATTGGAGGTTCTCCAGAGCTTGAGGACCACAGCTACGTCAGAATACCAGGGACATTCATGGTGGGGTCAAAACTCTGCAGAGGCTATATGGATCTGACAAATGTTTACACATAATTTAAGTgtatgttttttctgttttgcttaaAGAGGATTAGatttaaagatttttattttttttatttgtttttatgaataAAAGATTGCAGAACTTAACAGCTGCTTAAAATGCCACACTGGATTATAAAGAAAATACTTAAACTTTAATTAGGATGTTTGCCTATTCAAATCATATTCTAATTCTTgatttaataattaaattatttacataatacaATTAATAAACCCAGTAGGCTTACTGCATTACTTAATTAAACAGGGAATGACTTATTTGTTAAACTACAATctgttaaacatttaaatgtacCGTACAACAGCTTAACATAAGTTCTGGTTACAGCAATGTGTGCATACATGAGACCTTACAAATGCAGTGGATAAATTTAACTCCTGGTACAATTATGAAGGCATTCTTTAACCTTCTAGTTTTATATACATGTTTTATGTTATGTTAAATatgatcatttttgttttattttattttttaatatgtctgtatgtctgtgtgtggctgCAGGGGGAGAGGCTCAGTCGCTTTGGCTTCTGCACTGAAACCACAGGAAGTGTCACTTTTAATCTCAACTGTATTCAGCAAGCCAGGTAAGTAAAGCCTGGCTTCAAAAAAGTAGCCATGCATAGAGTGCCTAAAAAATTTATTACACCACCACCCAATGTAAGGTttatgccacagctgccctaaatGAACAGTATTGGTAATTACCAAGATCTTTTCTAATGTTTTGTAATGGTTAACCACCAATTTACGTGAGCTAtttaattgaaattgaaattgaaaatagTAAAGAACACTATTATTGttgttagtattattattattattattattattattattattattattaatgaatgaaatgaaaacacgaATTCCAGTCTAATAAAAAGGAatttgatttttagttttaaacaagTGTTTGActgatttctaaaatatttgttttcttgtttttatgacaaGTAGTCTAATAAACTTGTTAAGTATTGTACCTAACATTTAATAGAAATACATGTACTACTTATATGGTTGGTATGCTCTACATTATCTGCATTGTTATAGATTATCACATTTCTTCAGTGGCTAGACTTTATTCGTTtcaacacagcagcaaatctacaacttCACAACTGTCTCCTATTTCACAGTCCCAAAATAcactgtaattttatttttatgttagtGCAGGTGTTGAAAATATAAACCTCTGTTTGTATGCATTCAGATGATCATCAGTGATaacatgaaatattttaatttcatgtGCAGGGCCTTTGTTGATACCGCCATGTTGAAGAAGAGGAGACAGAGAGTTTTTGACCAGCTGGGAGGATTTAGTCAGCAAGGAGCTGTTTGCACCATCCTGGGTAAGAAGTCTGGATTTTCAGGACCCACTGAGCTTAGGCTATTAGTTTGAAAGCTAAACCCTGTGGGAGATCAACTCGCTGAGATACAAGTTTCTTTCAGCACTTCAGCCTGACATATGTGAGATATGGATGGATTGGTTATAGCTTGGTTTGTTTTCTGAGCTACAAAATGTAGCGTATTATTTCAGACCAGTTATATGTAAAATCAAGAAAACagttaaccttttttttctttgttatttctgtttatattcGATATAAATTGCTATGTAAGccttctctgtatgtgtgtagtATTCGACTGGTACTTTCTTCCTTTTGCAGAGGCCTTTCAGAGGGCCAGGAAAAAGATGCAAGAAGCCCGAAAAAGTCTTCCACAAGACCTGATCAGCAGCGCTTCCCAGCTACAAATCGAATCCTCTGCTTAAGTCTGAAAAATGGAGTAGGGCTGTTACTGTTATTTTTGGAAGTTTAGATTATAGATTATCACTGGCTGTGATATAAGTGCGTTTTTCTCACAAAGAGGAAAACCATGTCTGAATGTTTTAATCTTTGTATTTATGGCTAACATAGTGGATGGTGTACTAATAAAGTTACAATATGAGTGAAGCTGGTAGCTAATAGAGAGCAGAGCCATTATACCTGCTGTGTATGGTTGTACCTggtaatgcattttttttttttttttttttaaagtcactgTTTATATTTGATTTCAATAAAGGGTCCGATTGTTGGCGTTAACTGAGGCTTTTAAAAACTTGTGAATATAAAGTAATGTTTTGAAAGTTTGGTTTTATATTTTCTGTTGGTTACTTCAAATCTCAATGTAGTTGCCATATTTGTTGTAATATAAACATTTTATATCAACTATTACAATTAtctttaaatacttaaaaaaaacatctaaatcttttttcttcgtgcactatattttatatttggtatatGATATTTAGGGGCATTCATACAGTAGTTTAAAGCTGTTCACAGTCTAGATTGTTTGCTTCTTCCACTGAAGCACAGGTTTTGCTTAATGCAGTTCAGCATCTTAATAGATGACTTAAATTCAATAGGATTTCACGCTTTCATTACTCAACCTTAGTTATCTGTAAGCTTTAGATCAGGGGTTGGAAACAAGCAGGACagcagccctcgaggcctggagttcgacacctgcgCTTGAGATAGTggaattagggctgccacaaacgattattttgatagtcgactagtcaccgattatttttgcgattagtcgactaatcaaaTCCATTGaagtaaaacgtacagcttattgcaccagcagcatctgctcttatataactatcattagcttacagctttaagtgtttaaggtctgtgctaactaaaaataaagacaaaatgatagtttattaaatttgaatgaaatttgcagattgtttcggtgaagtttaataaactccttgctaggggtgggtttttataatcgattcattgattaaaatcgattatggcttggataacgtaaaatcgattaattaaaatcctgaatcgatttttttaatataaatttattttgcccgaaatgccagaatctctggtgacatctcacaaaatttcaagaaccaccaaacagctaagacagtaaatgagagcaggaacacggattctgcacaaagacttaaacacacagcacgACCAGCGGATCAGAATCatttagatgtcgcctttctcacccgacggcacggacacggtcggggctgaaagccgacagctcactgattctgatctgtcgacgggtccgcgctttgtgttcacgccctttatgcgctgattctaaagctgttagtttgatctctttccaaacaatattgaccgaaccagcagcaaaagaagattcacataaacatcgtcatgaattcactctgacttttactgttttgcttccaccgcgatgcacagctctctctctctgtctctctctcgccctctctctctctctgtctctctctctcgccctctctctctctctgtctctctctgtctctctctcgccctctctctctctctgtgtacttcaagaacagtttccctttcttcattattcgcttgcttgttatgcacaagtctaccgttgtttacagcgctgtcggccgctgtttttttcccttttacattcttccgaaaagaaaacctcatttctgctgttcaatactgaacaaatttaaactttttaaaattattcaaaatgcaaaacgcttaaccgtgtctctaataaaacctctgtaacttcagaggtaatgttcatatgttgattaatggttttctttcgtttttgatgtactgcagaatatttttataaaatcccaggccaggaaaaccaccttcatgtttttctgtgttttatcttcagctactttgacacaaaggcatctgctgtgatgcttacacctttgataaagtctttcgtgtgtcagcttcctttttattgatacaaaaatatgtaaatgtactgatctgaattataatatttctgactgtcaaaatttcccagatttaaatcgaatcgaatcgaattaaatcgaattaaatcgaatcgtggatcgaatcgattcgggaccttgtgaatcggaattgaatcgattctagaaatcagtgacgatacccagccctactccttgctatctaaactaTAACAGGaaaccggagtaaattctggagcatctcacacttctgataatcagctgtctgcttgaggtttattcagctgtgtaaaaactataactttaatctcagccaaaccgattcaCTCAggtacaaataaaatactaaaaaaaaaagccaaacaataacatttttaagttatctaagtgacttatatatgtttaacctgagtagcgtatttgccgggagtccggtgttctcacggctctagtgagcctagcccccagCTAGCTatgagctagtgggtaacaaaCGTCTCCGAAAactcggagcgcttttgaaagtatgtggtgtcttgataaactgagcagatatttgaggtttacacagctacattctcgcctgaaaatatgttaaacatttattttgtgacccagaaagaataataagagtaatattaaaactaactagctgccgccatatcacaaagtcttagaaaaagtaaatattttagATAATGTTGACAAATGTAAGACAATCCTAAATAAGTGGTTACAAAGAGACATCACAATTTTTGGAAGAATATTATTAACCAAAATGGATAGTTTATCTAGATTTATATATCCAGCTTACTCTCTATCAATATCGAATAAAGTTATTAAAACAATTAATAGcttgaattttaattttatttggagAAATAAGTGCCATTATATATCTAAAGATGATTTGGTTAAACCATACATTGAAGGCGGTGGAAACGCAATTGATTTTGACATAATGAATggtgttttgaaacttaaatggTTAAAATCCTTCCTAAATAATCCACACTCCATTTGGTTTTTTATACCAAGTAAGGTCTTTAACACACTAGGGGGTATCGACTTTCTCCTAAAGTGTGACTTTGAAATTACTAAGCTACCTGCTAAACTCTCTGAATTCCATAAACAGGTCCTTCTTTATtggaaaatgttatttaaacataatttcactcCACATAATAGCCCAATTTGGAACAATAGATATATACTGATGAACAGATAATCTATTTTTATTCAAGATTGGTTATCAAAAGGTGTTTGGGCAATTGCCCATTTTGTAGATGAGGAAGGACATGTTCTAGGACATCAAGATTTTTGCCAAAAGTTTAATATCCAATGTTCTAAAAGTAAATTTAATCGGGTTATAAAATCCATTCCATTGTCACTTAAAAACATAATTGTAAATGATATAATATATTCTGACATCTCCCCCAAGTTAAGGCAATTATATATAGATGGTATTCgattttgtgatgttaaatgcaACAATAAGTTTCTTAGATCTTCATTAAGGAGTCTTTATTCCCCAAATTTACTTAGACGTAATTACATATTAAAAGATTTCCAAAGggaagaaattgaaaaaataagaaCTGATTATATCACCTTCCCTATCCCTCCTAAAGGGAAAgaagtccaatttaaaatcttgAATAAAATTTACCCGACAAATAGACTCCTTAGTGATAGATTCAAAATAGAAACGggtaattgtgtattttgtgaaacagaagaggaggatTTGGACCATCTattctttttgtgcaattttatacaaatattttggTTGGATTTTCATACCTGGCTTTATTCCAGTGGGATTCAAATTACCCCATTTACCTTAAATATGATAATGTTTGgagtgtttttgaaagaaaagaaagctaatTATGGTGTTAATGTGTTATTAATCTTGTGTAAGTATTTTATACATAAATGTCGCTTTTTTAAGATTAAACCAACACTGGCTCACTGGAAAAACGACCTAAACCTGTTGGTTAAATCTTTGActttagttaaaaagaaaaaggctgctttttttgtttcctttgtagaagattttgatttagtgagttaataatctgttaatttatgtgaccccatctttatattttattttcactatatATGAAAGTTGCTAATATGTAAGAAATGTTTATTCTCTGAATCTGTAATATAtggtgcattttgtttgtatgtttatattactaataaaagaaaaaaacaaaaacaaacatgcagtgctgccatcttctgtttcagtccgttattacactcttaaatcctact of the Maylandia zebra isolate NMK-2024a linkage group LG10, Mzebra_GT3a, whole genome shotgun sequence genome contains:
- the mks1 gene encoding tectonic-like complex member MKS1 isoform X1 codes for the protein MTDCWNTDTGEAVYRSRDAIKNLKIKVRIERVTSTSALTQHLQQQFLSRQDRGAIELETLSSQGQTGDNEEELVVGWQEKFFSQYEMELFQNEAACQTPLDRQYHTEVKALNRGKGRRNRRIFTYTDHDRYTSCLPVHQLQHATDIFTTKSNPTFLAERMASVRHRRQERRTMDSSVPKSKIINWEPTEEFVRNRHVVNNVMQTMHIMGDLGASGRLGQKENECLLATIKTDGCGTVIVKPDFNKGKEPYRIVTEGERREVWRLTVENVSACMKPEDKVREQNMYKDLYIRHKEYLNSLVGQDFEMPPLGILRYMTNGEIVSAQGFEYDNLYIHFFMELPNNWSSRPFQSMSGVTQTCRTKTLGKENVAFFSYPFHFEAFYMTEKESDHSVPQWPVLYFKVLSLDSWQRYRTEGYGYLLFPAMPGKHTMTCHTWRPLQMGTVSALRRFFIGGSPELEDHSYVRIPGTFMGERLSRFGFCTETTGSVTFNLNCIQQARAFVDTAMLKKRRQRVFDQLGGFSQQGAVCTILEAFQRARKKMQEARKSLPQDLISSASQLQIESSA
- the mks1 gene encoding tectonic-like complex member MKS1 isoform X2; amino-acid sequence: MTDCWNTDTGEAVYRSRDAIKNLKIKVRIERVTSTSALTQHLQQQFLSRQDRGAIELETLSSQGQTGDNEEELVVGWQEKFFSQYEMELFQNEAACQTPLDRQYHTEVKALNRGKGRRNRRIFTYTDHDRYTSCLPVHQLHATDIFTTKSNPTFLAERMASVRHRRQERRTMDSSVPKSKIINWEPTEEFVRNRHVVNNVMQTMHIMGDLGASGRLGQKENECLLATIKTDGCGTVIVKPDFNKGKEPYRIVTEGERREVWRLTVENVSACMKPEDKVREQNMYKDLYIRHKEYLNSLVGQDFEMPPLGILRYMTNGEIVSAQGFEYDNLYIHFFMELPNNWSSRPFQSMSGVTQTCRTKTLGKENVAFFSYPFHFEAFYMTEKESDHSVPQWPVLYFKVLSLDSWQRYRTEGYGYLLFPAMPGKHTMTCHTWRPLQMGTVSALRRFFIGGSPELEDHSYVRIPGTFMGERLSRFGFCTETTGSVTFNLNCIQQARAFVDTAMLKKRRQRVFDQLGGFSQQGAVCTILEAFQRARKKMQEARKSLPQDLISSASQLQIESSA